Proteins encoded in a region of the Magallana gigas chromosome 8, xbMagGiga1.1, whole genome shotgun sequence genome:
- the LOC105344010 gene encoding beta-1,4-N-acetylgalactosaminyltransferase bre-4: MQTERYIWASFVTVLGLSFLVFCSNLTLLTSEQEEDNNICQKYPKSLVGTIYPNLTDTSYKDMEFRFTWVQTGGHHTPTRCKPRERVAILIPFRNRNNHLRILLNNLHPILYRQQLGYTIYVLKQADEKPFNKGMLLNIGYLEAKKDNHTCFVFHDVDLIPENDNILYGCVRSPMHLSRAVNTLNYKLPDKRLLGGVTAWKTKEFEQVNGWSNLFVNWGGEDDDMSYRTIANKLSIFRFRNSVARYQMLKHRRTPVNTARHRQLKDSYTRYKIDGLSSLVYQSPRTQRYRLFTMVSIDT; encoded by the exons ATGCAAACTGAAAGATACATCTGGGCGTCCTTTGTTACAGTTTTAGGGCTCTCTTTCTTAGTGTTTTGTTCCAATCTTACTTTGTTGACATCTGAGCAAGAAGAAGATAACAACATATGCCAAAAATACCCAAAGAGTTTAG TAGGCACGATTTACCCTAATCTTACGGATACATCCTATAAAGACATGGAGTTCAGATTTACATGGGTGCAAACAGGAGGCCACCATACACCCACAAGATGCAAACCTAGGGAACGGGTAGCCATTTTGATACCATTCCGCAATCGGAATAATCATTTAAGAATCCTGCTGAACAATTTACATCCAATATTATATCGTCAGCAACTAGGGTATACCATATATGTTTTGAAACAG GCTGACGAAAAGCCTTTCAACAAGGGAATGCTGCTCAATATTGGATACCTAGAGGCAAAAAAAGATAACCATACTTGTTTTGTCTTCCATGATGTTGATCTAATTCCTGAGAATGACAATATACTATATGGATGTGTAAGAAGTCCCATGCATTTGTCAAGAGCAGTAAATACGTTAAACTACAA ATTACCTGACAAACGTTTGTTGGGAGGTGTCACTGCCTGGAAAACAAAAGAGTTTGAGCAGGTCAATGGCTGGTCCAATCTGTTTGTGAACTGGGGCGGTGAAGATGATGATATGAGCTAcag aacaatAGCAAATAAACTGTCGATCTTTCGTTTTCGGAACTCTGTGGCAAGATACCAAATGTTAAAGCACAGAAGAACTCCTGTTAACACAGCGAG ACACAGGCAGTTAAAGGACAGCTACACTCGGTATAAGATTGATGGTTTGTCGTCATTGGTATATCAAAGCCCTAGAACCCAGCGTTATCGGTTATTCACCATGGTGTCAATAGATACGTGA